Genomic segment of Microcebus murinus isolate Inina chromosome 14, M.murinus_Inina_mat1.0, whole genome shotgun sequence:
TCTCTAGATTGGTCTCTACAGTGGTGTCCCCTGACTGTGGCTGTGGTGTGGCAGTGACCATACTTTTATCCCCTTCCCCCTGGTCCCCTGACTTCCCTTCAGAAGTATGCTCACCAATCTGGAAAAATTGGAGCCTCTCTTCAACAAAATCCCTCTTGCTCATGTCAATTGCACCACTGCGAGTCATCTCAAACATTTTTCCTTCATGAAATGGGAAGGGGTTAGGCTCACTAGTTGGGGTACTTTCATCAGTTGGCGTTCTGGCTGGCGTTGTATCAGGGGTTGTGGCTGGAGAGCGGTCGTCCACTGCCAGACCAAATGGCTTAGTCTCATCTTCCCGTGATTTACCGTCAAAAACGTCATCATCCCCTCGGTTATTAGACCAAGGGTCAAAATCTAGACCTTTGGTAGCTACTGTTTTAAAAGGAGTAGCAAATTCTTCGTCTACTTTGTAACTGAAGTAAGTATCAGGAAACACTGATCTGTCGGGATGTCTGCCCTCTAGTGTGAAAAACTGGGCCCCTGACTTCTGATCAGTCTTATCAGGAGTCTTTTCAGATGAGGAACTTCTGGAAGGTGGCTTATCTTCATCTGGTCccacctttccctcctcctcGATAACTTCAAGTTTACTCTGGCTAAAAGAGCGATCGGCCGGCTTCAGAATGCCCTCGGTGTTCCAGAcatctttcttaatttctatGGTTTGACTTGGGAGTTTAGAATCGCTCTCTGTCAAACCATCATCTTCATCTTGCAGGTCATAGCCATCCAGAGAGTCGATCTCTGTGGCATCTGTATCATGCGAAAACTCCGCTGTGGTCGCGATGGAACACTCTGTGATGGACTGGTCGTTGTTCCCATTCTGGGCAGTTTCGTTCTGAGGTGAATCGAGGCCAAGGCCAAATTCGTTATCCTTTCCAGATCCATTACTTTCCAGTTCTTTCTGGTTGGAAGCCTTTTCAGCAGAAGCTTTggattttgtcatttctttttgctCGTCATCTACTTCTTTTAATTTGAAGGTGTATTTTTTAACTGGGACCGGTTGATAAACAGATTCGTCATCACTTGAATCGCTGACATCTGCCCCAGGAGGAACTGGTGAAGGTGGCTGCACTCTGATGACGGGTTCAGCCAGTTGGTATTTGTCATGCTCGTCTTGCAGATTGACTTCAATCATGTCAATCTCTTTTTCAGGGAGATAATGATGCTTCTTCTCTGACTCAATCTGGTCTGCATCCAGCGGTGGAGGAGGGGGGAATTCAATATAGGCAACTCTGTTATTTTTGGGTCTTTGGTTAGAGTCCTTGCTCACATCTTTAGGCACTGCCCGCTCAATGGTTGTCTCCTCCACTGTAGTCTGCTTTAGGGAAGTTGACTTggcctgctcttcctcctctgacTCCTCAGAAACCTCGGGAATTGGGCTGGGTTTGCCTGGTATGTAAGCTATGAGCGAGTCTGGTGTCTTAGACGTAAATTCATAACTCACTTCTTCTGAACTGGGTGTTTCTGGGGTTAAAGGGCTTTTCCCAGAGCTATCTAAAAAGGATACTTGCTCTAGAGTATCATCTTCTGGACTACCTTGGGGAGAAGGAGGTTGCTTTTGTTGTCTAGTTGTATAAAAGGTCCCCCTGGTTTCTTGTACTGTCTTACATTCctgacttatgattttttttacacTTCCTTGTTGTATCTCCCTTTCATATTGCTTCCCCACTTGTACAAAACTGACATAAACAGGTAAAGTTTTTATCTCTTTCCCACCCTCTGTCTGAGCTAGTGGTGCAAGTTTTTCCAATCCATCAATGGGACTGTGGTCGAATACATCACTAGAGGGAGATTCTTTTCCTGGGCTAAACTCTAAAGAATCAGGAGATTTGGTGGGGGAGGTTTCGGTTTCATCAAGAGGTGGGCATAAACCTACATAACTCTGATGTTTGGAAACTTTGCTGATTTCTGAATAGGTAAGTTTTTCATCTTCTACAGAATTAAAGTGCTGTGTCTCAACTGTCTCTTTACTCATACTCGCTTGGGGCAATTTTTGTGATAGTTCGTGTTTTGGAAATGCCGACTGCTCACAAAAACCATCAGGAATGTTAGAAGGCAGCATTCTCCTCTCATCAGCAACTCTGACTGGCATGTGTGACACTGCTGAGCTCTCACTTCTCCTGGAAAGTTGATCGAGAGAGCCACCTGGATGTTCCCCTTCTTTAACAACATATTCCCTATATAAGACTTTTTTGGAGGGAGATTTTACAGTCATTTCCTTAATTTCTGAGAGAGAGCCATTTGTTAACAATTTGTGTTCTCTCTCAGTCACagacataaattcatttttttgatCAACACTTTTACTCTCAGGGTGACCAATGTGATTCTCTCTTACATCATGAACAAGTACATGCGaaagtttttctttctgagacttATTGTTAGTGGCTCCAGAACTTTCCCACGTTCTAAAGACCTTTTTGTCCCATGGTCCCTTAGTTGCTAAATCTGAGGTTACATGACATGCCAAGTCTTTAGCCTGTTGCTCAGAAAAAGAGTCAGGCATTGCTTTACTTGACATTTCAGTTCTCTGTTTTTTCACATCATCAGAGCCAGTATCATTTACAACAATTTCGTTGCTTTGGGCACGCTCATCTTTAGCTTTTAATACCGTAAAATCTTTTTGCACAGATACACTTTCATCTGAGAGGTCTATGGCCTTCTGCTGTTTTTCTCTAGCAAAAACTTGGTAGACAGGCAGCTTGCTCTCCTGTATTTTTTTAACTGGGATTCTGGATGGGCCATCTGACCTTTTGTCTTCTTGAGACATGTCCTTACTTTTTGCATGAGTGCCTTGTTCAAATTTTAATCTAATGGAACTGAGTTTAGATTGTTTGAGCTGAAATCCAGACTGAGGCCCGTCTGGTGCTTTGCTTTGTGAGATACTTCCTTTGGCTTCCGCTGCAGACTTGCTGTCCTCGGTATGTTGGGAAAGAACCCTCTTCTCCGGGCTGCTGGGCAGACTGGACGCTTTCTTTTCCTCGGCCGTGGGGAGGCCCTGTCCGTCATGGCCGCGCTGCCTTGCCTTAACCCATTCGTCATTGGACGCCAGCAGTTCTGTTAGCAGTACTTTCTCAGGGCTGCTACTGGTAGAGCTTTGAGAAGAGTATTCTTTGCCATTTTTAGGGCGTGCCTTCTTCTCTGGGGACTGCAGTTCATCATTTAGCTTTTCGGTTTTGTCACGAAAAAACTGTGACACTTCAGTCAGTTTTTCTTCAGCCTCCTTCACGGTCCTGTCCACCCTATCTTCATATATCAACTTCTCTCTACCTCTGTCTAATCTGTCCTCAGTAAAGCGCATCCACATGGCATGTTTTGGACTACTAACATCGCCAGAATAGTGCAACACTGTCACTTTATCAAAATGCTCATCTTTAGACACTTTACCTACACCATTTTCAGACACATCTTTATAGATTTTggagagaatttcttttttaggGGCAGTGGCTACTTTTTCTCTGGACCGCTTATCGGACCCCTGTAACTCTGAGCTAGGGGGTCCTGCATGGTCTGTGACCGACTCCTCAGTATCAGAGTGAGACACATCTAGCTTTTCTGACAGAAGCATTTTCTCAGCAAACCTGTAAGACTCCCCTCTTAGTTCTGACAACTCATCGTCATGGTATTCTATTGAGTGTTGACTCAAAAGCTTCAATGTTTTATAAGAGTCATCAGATATGAGTTGAGCAGAACTAGGGCGGCTATCTTCTTCTTGGGACACAGGAGTGTTTACTCTGGAAGACTCCAGATAAGAAGGCAATGACTCTTCGGCAGtaagttcttcttcttcttgctgACCCTGTTCCTCTGAACAAGGAAAAGCATCGTGTTTTTCTGGCAGAAAATCTTTTAGGTTAATATCTCCCCGGGATAAGTCTTTCTGATacacatacatttctttttctggatgCTTTTTGGTCTCTCTAATAATGACTTCAGTGGGCTCAGCTTGGTTACCTTTTTCGATGTGGACTTCTATTATACGCTCCAGTTTGGGTTTCATTTGGGTGTCCTTCTCTGCATGCTGGGCTGAGGTTTCAGCAGCAGACTTGTGAACATCTGGAGACACTGCTGACTTATGTTCAAACAGACCTGCCAGTTCTTTGGAAGGGTCCCGCCCGGACTGAAAGGCCTTCATGATGTCATGGACTGACATGGTTTCTTCAATTCTTTCAGAGGCACCTTCACTGCCTGGTGGAGAATGATAAACCATTCTGGTGGTCGTGGTTATGTGAGTCTCTTCTTTAACACGCATGCCTTTGCTCAAAACCCGACTGTGGTCATCTTCTTCACTACTGGCTTTCATTTGAAACgctttaactttttctttaatactaGAGGTGGAGGGCTTTGGTTCCAGTTCCATAAATGTCGGTGAAGGTTTGGGTGACACAGGTTCCTCTGGTTGGGCCTGGGGAGCATCCCCAGCTGAAGGCTCATAGCTCCTGATCACATGCACCACTTCAGTTCTTGTTTCTGTGATGACGGGAGGGATGGGGACTTCGTGAAAAAGCGGTTTGGGACCAGTGCTTTCAGCGCTTTGTGGGGCTGAAGGTGTTTTTTCACTTCTTGTTTCAAAGCCACTGTCAGACAAGGGACTTTTATCCTGGTCATGTTGAGAAAAGTCATCTGGAGACTCTAAAATAGTATCTGTTCCAAAAAAGGAATCAGCCATTTTACACAATTCTTTCTCGGAGGTGGAAGGCCTCATGGAGGCTGGGGGCATTTTGAGTTTGTGTTCCTGCAAAGCAATTGctggttttaaaattctcttctgtctctcctcACCATCCTTCTTTGCATCCTCAAACTTGTACTTTAAGTTTGTCAGTGAACTACTCCCAATATCATTTGTCAGGTAGTCAATAACTTTAGTCAAGTTATAATCCTTTTCGGAGGCGGCTTTCGCTTTCACTTGCACTCTCTCCGGCAGAGACGGAGAGTGGCTCATGGCAGCTTGTTGTCTTGCTTCTCGTATTTCTTCTGAACTAAATTCTATCCAGTCATCTTCAGGAGAGTGTCCTTTGTCACTCTTTGGCGATTTAGGTGATCCTTTATTATCTACGCACACATCCTTTTTAAGGATTTCACTGACTTTCACTAAGTCTTCCTTTACTTTCTCCACAATTCTGAAAGGTTCTTCATCGTCAATTCTCCCTTCTTTTGGGAGTTCGGGTTGGAATGGCTTCTCCTCAGGCACGTCTGTCTGTAGTATCGCAGTCATCCGCATGAGGTCCTCTTTCATCTCAGCCACGTCTTTTAATATCTCCTGACTGGAAGATAAAGAAGATGGTGTAGACAACTTAAGGGCAGAGGGTGCAAGGAACAAAGATGACTTAACTGGAGATGAAGTTCGAGTGAAATGAGGCTGAGGACGTGTCTCCGTAGTCAATGTTTTAATGGGTGACAGCAAGGCTGCTGCTGATTTTGTAAGTGAATTAGAGTCTGGAAGTTTCTTTAATGCTGGTTCTGGCAAAACATTGACTACAGAGTATACTGGCACTGTTATTATTGATGAAGTTACAGATGAGGTAGTTGCAGAGATTGACGACCCGAGGGATGTATAGAGTGCACTTGCGGAAGGAGTTCTTAGAGACTGAAAAGCTGACGGTGCTGCAGAAACATATGACCTGAGTGGGGAAAATGGCATGGCTGTCGTGGTAGAAAACACTTTCTCAACTGTGTCAGTGGCTCCGTTGACCACAGAGCTCACAGAGTTTGTAGCTGTTGAAATTTTTTCCTGTAATGTGGCAGTGGCTTTGCATCCGTTAATTAAAGTTGAAGATGATGGATATTTCAGAGGGGAAATAGATCCATTGACTAATGCTACCTCTGCATGTCCAGGCATCTGTTTCACGGGCGATGAGAGGGAAGATGCCATCGTAGCTTTAGCTGATGAAATGACATCAACTGCTGATTTAGCTGGAGACACCACTGACTTTAAAGGTGAAGATATTAGCGGTGCTGCTGATGTAATAATGGACTTAAATGGCAAACTTGAGGAATACATGTTAATGTTTGATTTGGGAGAAGCAGGGGGTGTCATAGTAATTGACGACCTCTCCAAGAGAGACCCCGCTGTAGTCACTGGAGAGGTTCGTGAGGAAAATGTAGCATTGGATGCCAGCCCTTTTAAGGGCATAGCCTCCGTGACAGCGGGAGCTCTAGCCAGGGTACCAGAGGAAACTTGGATATTGTATGGAGATTGTGACACCACAGTTTTTATTGGCGAAGAAATTGTCCGAAAAGATCTAATTGGAGATGCCACGTCACTAATGGATTTTACTGAAGACGTAGTTGATGCGCCTAACGTGGATTTGATTGGAGAAGGAGTCGAAACAGACCATATTGATTTTAATGGAGAAGCTGATGGCGTATTAGAGGAAGAACTTGATAAGGAAGTGAAGCCTGACTTGGCTGGCCCGGGCACTGTAGTTGGAGCTGTTGTCCAGGACTGGTATGGTCTTGTAGAAAAGAATGGCTTGTATGAGTAAGTGGTAGGGAGGGATCTTGTTGCTCCTGCACTCCGTTCAactgtttcttaaattttaaaatgaaatcaaacacaaaaatcaacaaaaatgg
This window contains:
- the ANK3 gene encoding ankyrin-3 isoform X6; protein product: MAHAASQLKKTRDLEINAEEEPEKKRKHRKRSRDRKKKSDANASYLRAARAGHLEKALDYIKNGVDINICNQNGLNALHLASKEGHVEVVSELLQREANVDAATKKGNTALHIASLAGQAEVVKVLVTNGANVNAQSQNGFTPLYMAAQENHLEVVKFLLDNGASQSLATEDGFTPLAVALQQGHDQVVSLLLENDTKGKVRLPALHIAARKDDTKAAALLLQNDNNADVESKMVVNRTTESGFTPLHIAAHYGNINVATLLLNRAAAVDFTARNDITPLHVASKRGNANMVKLLLDRGAKIDAKTRDGLTPLHCGARSGHEQVVEMLLDRAAPILSKTKNGLSPLHMATQGDHLNCVQLLLQHNVPVDDVTNDYLTALHVAAHCGHYKVAKVLLDKKANPNAKALNGFTPLHIACKKNRIKVMELLLKHGASIQAVTESGLTPIHVAAFMGHVNIVSQLMHHGASPNTTNVRGETALHMAARSGQAEVVRYLVQDGAQVEAKAKDDQTPLHISARLGKADIVQQLLQQGASPNAATTSGYTPLHLSAREGHEDVAAFLLDHGASLSITTKKGFTPLHVAAKYGKLEVANLLLQKSASPDAAGKSGLTPLHVAAHYDNQKVALLLLDQGASPHTAAKNGYTPLHIAAKKNQMDIATTLLEYGADANAVTRQGIASVHLAAQEGHVDMVSLLLSRNANVNLSNKSGLTPLHLAAQEDRVNVAEVLVNQGAHVDAQTKMGYTPLHVGCHYGNIKIVNFLLQHSAKVNAKTKNGYTPLHQAAQQGHTHIINVLLQNNASPNELTVNGNTALGIARRLGYISVVDTLKVVTEETMTTTTITEKHKMNVPETMNEVLDMSDDEGEDAMTGDTDKYLGPQDLKELGDDSLPAEGYMGFSLGARSASLRSFSSDRSYTLNRSSYARDSMMIEELLVPSKEQHLTFTREFDSDSLRHYSWAADTLDNVNLVSSPVHSGFLVSFMVDARGGSMRGSRHHGMRIIIPPRKCTAPTRITCRLVKRHKLANPPPMVEGEGLASRLVEMGPAGAQFLGPVIVEIPHFGSMRGKERELIVLRSENGETWKEHQFDSKNEDLTELLNGMDEELDSPEELGKKRICRIITKDFPQYFAVVSRIKQESNQIGPEGGILSSTTVPLVQASFPEGALTKRIRVGLQAQPVPDEIVKKILGNKATFSPIVTVEPRRRKFHKPITMTIPVPPPSGEGVSNGYKGDTTPNLRLLCSITGGTSPAQWEDITGTTPLTFIKDCVSFTTNVSARFWLADCHQVLETVGLATQLYRELICVPYMAKFVVFAKMNDPVESSLRCFCMTDDKVDKTLEQQENFEEVARSKDIEVLEGKPIYVDCYGNLAPLTKGGQQLVFNFYAFKENRLPFSIKVRDTSQEPCGRLSFLKEPKTTKGLPQTAVCNLNITLPAHKKETESDQDDETEKADKRQSFASLALRKRYSYLTEPGMKTVERSAGATRSLPTTYSYKPFFSTRPYQSWTTAPTTVPGPAKSGFTSLSSSSSNTPSASPLKSIWSVSTPSPIKSTLGASTTSSVKSISDVASPIRSFRTISSPIKTVVSQSPYNIQVSSGTLARAPAVTEAMPLKGLASNATFSSRTSPVTTAGSLLERSSITMTPPASPKSNINMYSSSLPFKSIITSAAPLISSPLKSVVSPAKSAVDVISSAKATMASSLSSPVKQMPGHAEVALVNGSISPLKYPSSSTLINGCKATATLQEKISTATNSVSSVVNGATDTVEKVFSTTTAMPFSPLRSYVSAAPSAFQSLRTPSASALYTSLGSSISATTSSVTSSIITVPVYSVVNVLPEPALKKLPDSNSLTKSAAALLSPIKTLTTETRPQPHFTRTSSPVKSSLFLAPSALKLSTPSSLSSSQEILKDVAEMKEDLMRMTAILQTDVPEEKPFQPELPKEGRIDDEEPFRIVEKVKEDLVKVSEILKKDVCVDNKGSPKSPKSDKGHSPEDDWIEFSSEEIREARQQAAMSHSPSLPERVQVKAKAASEKDYNLTKVIDYLTNDIGSSSLTNLKYKFEDAKKDGEERQKRILKPAIALQEHKLKMPPASMRPSTSEKELCKMADSFFGTDTILESPDDFSQHDQDKSPLSDSGFETRSEKTPSAPQSAESTGPKPLFHEVPIPPVITETRTEVVHVIRSYEPSAGDAPQAQPEEPVSPKPSPTFMELEPKPSTSSIKEKVKAFQMKASSEEDDHSRVLSKGMRVKEETHITTTTRMVYHSPPGSEGASERIEETMSVHDIMKAFQSGRDPSKELAGLFEHKSAVSPDVHKSAAETSAQHAEKDTQMKPKLERIIEVHIEKGNQAEPTEVIIRETKKHPEKEMYVYQKDLSRGDINLKDFLPEKHDAFPCSEEQGQQEEEELTAEESLPSYLESSRVNTPVSQEEDSRPSSAQLISDDSYKTLKLLSQHSIEYHDDELSELRGESYRFAEKMLLSEKLDVSHSDTEESVTDHAGPPSSELQGSDKRSREKVATAPKKEILSKIYKDVSENGVGKVSKDEHFDKVTVLHYSGDVSSPKHAMWMRFTEDRLDRGREKLIYEDRVDRTVKEAEEKLTEVSQFFRDKTEKLNDELQSPEKKARPKNGKEYSSQSSTSSSPEKVLLTELLASNDEWVKARQRGHDGQGLPTAEEKKASSLPSSPEKRVLSQHTEDSKSAAEAKGSISQSKAPDGPQSGFQLKQSKLSSIRLKFEQGTHAKSKDMSQEDKRSDGPSRIPVKKIQESKLPVYQVFAREKQQKAIDLSDESVSVQKDFTVLKAKDERAQSNEIVVNDTGSDDVKKQRTEMSSKAMPDSFSEQQAKDLACHVTSDLATKGPWDKKVFRTWESSGATNNKSQKEKLSHVLVHDVRENHIGHPESKSVDQKNEFMSVTEREHKLLTNGSLSEIKEMTVKSPSKKVLYREYVVKEGEHPGGSLDQLSRRSESSAVSHMPVRVADERRMLPSNIPDGFCEQSAFPKHELSQKLPQASMSKETVETQHFNSVEDEKLTYSEISKVSKHQSYVGLCPPLDETETSPTKSPDSLEFSPGKESPSSDVFDHSPIDGLEKLAPLAQTEGGKEIKTLPVYVSFVQVGKQYEREIQQGSVKKIISQECKTVQETRGTFYTTRQQKQPPSPQGSPEDDTLEQVSFLDSSGKSPLTPETPSSEEVSYEFTSKTPDSLIAYIPGKPSPIPEVSEESEEEEQAKSTSLKQTTVEETTIERAVPKDVSKDSNQRPKNNRVAYIEFPPPPPLDADQIESEKKHHYLPEKEIDMIEVNLQDEHDKYQLAEPVIRVQPPSPVPPGADVSDSSDDESVYQPVPVKKYTFKLKEVDDEQKEMTKSKASAEKASNQKELESNGSGKDNEFGLGLDSPQNETAQNGNNDQSITECSIATTAEFSHDTDATEIDSLDGYDLQDEDDGLTESDSKLPSQTIEIKKDVWNTEGILKPADRSFSQSKLEVIEEEGKVGPDEDKPPSRSSSSEKTPDKTDQKSGAQFFTLEGRHPDRSVFPDTYFSYKVDEEFATPFKTVATKGLDFDPWSNNRGDDDVFDGKSREDETKPFGLAVDDRSPATTPDTTPARTPTDESTPTSEPNPFPFHEGKMFEMTRSGAIDMSKRDFVEERLQFFQIGEHTSEGKSGDQGEGDKSMVTATPQPQSGDTTVETNLERNVEAPTVEPNPSIPTSGECQEGTSSSGSLEKAAAATNTSKVDPKLRTPIKMGISASTMTMKKEGPGEMTDKIEAVMTSCQGLENETMTMISNTANSQTGIRPQEKHDFQKDNFNNNNNLDSSTIQTDNITSNVVLTEHSAPTCTTEKANPVKGSSGKKTGVLQGHCIRDKQKGLGEQQKTKESIGIRQKSKLPIKATSPKDTFPPNHTPNIKASKTKQVSQCEKTKTLTSSCADVKSRIPVKNTHKDNTVSVRKACATQKQGQPEKGKAKQLPSKLPVKVRSTCVTTTTATTTTTTSTSTVKVRKSQLKEVCKHSIEYFKGISGETLKLVDRLSEEDKKMQSELSDEEESTSRNTSLSETSRGGQPSVTTKSARDKKTEAAPLKSKSEKAGSEKRSSRRTGPQSPCERTDIRMAIVADHLGLSWTELARELNFSVDEINQIRVENPNSLISQSFMLLKKWVTRDGKNATTDALTSVLTKINRIDIVTLLEGPIFDYGNISGTRSFADENNVFHDPVDGWQNEIPSGNLESPAQARRITGGLLDRLDDSPDQCRDSITSYLKGEPGKFEANGSHAEVTPEAKTKSYFPESQNDIGKQSAKETLKPKIHGSGRVEEPPSPLAAYHKSLEETSKFVIEEPKPCVPVSMKKMSRTSADGKPRLNLHEEEGSSGSEQKQGEGYKVKTKKEIRHVEKKSHS
- the ANK3 gene encoding ankyrin-3 isoform X4 — encoded protein: MAHAASQLKKTRDLEINAEEEPEKKRKHRKRSRDRKKKSDANASYLRAARAGHLEKALDYIKNGVDINICNQNGLNALHLASKEGHVEVVSELLQREANVDAATKKGNTALHIASLAGQAEVVKVLVTNGANVNAQSQNGFTPLYMAAQENHLEVVKFLLDNGASQSLATEDGFTPLAVALQQGHDQVVSLLLENDTKGKVRLPALHIAARKDDTKAAALLLQNDNNADVESKMVVNRTTESGFTPLHIAAHYGNINVATLLLNRAAAVDFTARNDITPLHVASKRGNANMVKLLLDRGAKIDAKTRDGLTPLHCGARSGHEQVVEMLLDRAAPILSKTKNGLSPLHMATQGDHLNCVQLLLQHNVPVDDVTNDYLTALHVAAHCGHYKVAKVLLDKKANPNAKALNGFTPLHIACKKNRIKVMELLLKHGASIQAVTESGLTPIHVAAFMGHVNIVSQLMHHGASPNTTNVRGETALHMAARSGQAEVVRYLVQDGAQVEAKAKDDQTPLHISARLGKADIVQQLLQQGASPNAATTSGYTPLHLSAREGHEDVAAFLLDHGASLSITTKKGFTPLHVAAKYGKLEVANLLLQKSASPDAAGKSGLTPLHVAAHYDNQKVALLLLDQGASPHTAAKNGYTPLHIAAKKNQMDIATTLLEYGADANAVTRQGIASVHLAAQEGHVDMVSLLLSRNANVNLSNKSGLTPLHLAAQEDRVNVAEVLVNQGAHVDAQTKMGYTPLHVGCHYGNIKIVNFLLQHSAKVNAKTKNGYTPLHQAAQQGHTHIINVLLQNNASPNELTVNGNTALGIARRLGYISVVDTLKVVTEETMTTTTITEKHKMNVPETMNEVLDMSDDEGEDAMTGDTDKYLGPQDLKELGDDSLPAEGYMGFSLGARSASLRSFSSDRSYTLNRSSYARDSMMIEELLVPSKEQHLTFTREFDSDSLRHYSWAADTLDNVNLVSSPVHSGFLVSFMVDARGGSMRGSRHHGMRIIIPPRKCTAPTRITCRLVKRHKLANPPPMVEGEGLASRLVEMGPAGAQFLGKLHLPTNPPPVNEGESLVSRILQLGPQGTKFIGPVIVEIPHFGSMRGKERELIVLRSENGETWKEHQFDSKNEDLTELLNGMDEELDSPEELGKKRICRIITKDFPQYFAVVSRIKQESNQIGPEGGILSSTTVPLVQASFPEGALTKRIRVGLQAQPVPDEIVKKILGNKATFSPIVTVEPRRRKFHKPITMTIPVPPPSGEGVSNGYKGDTTPNLRLLCSITGGTSPAQWEDITGTTPLTFIKDCVSFTTNVSARFWLADCHQVLETVGLATQLYRELICVPYMAKFVVFAKMNDPVESSLRCFCMTDDKVDKTLEQQENFEEVARSKDIEVLEGKPIYVDCYGNLAPLTKGGQQLVFNFYAFKENRLPFSIKVRDTSQEPCGRLSFLKEPKTTKGLPQTAVCNLNITLPAHKKETESDQDDETEKADKRQSFASLALRKRYSYLTEPGMKTVERSAGATRSLPTTYSYKPFFSTRPYQSWTTAPTTVPGPAKSGFTSLSSSSSNTPSASPLKSIWSVSTPSPIKSTLGASTTSSVKSISDVASPIRSFRTISSPIKTVVSQSPYNIQVSSGTLARAPAVTEAMPLKGLASNATFSSRTSPVTTAGSLLERSSITMTPPASPKSNINMYSSSLPFKSIITSAAPLISSPLKSVVSPAKSAVDVISSAKATMASSLSSPVKQMPGHAEVALVNGSISPLKYPSSSTLINGCKATATLQEKISTATNSVSSVVNGATDTVEKVFSTTTAMPFSPLRSYVSAAPSAFQSLRTPSASALYTSLGSSISATTSSVTSSIITVPVYSVVNVLPEPALKKLPDSNSLTKSAAALLSPIKTLTTETRPQPHFTRTSSPVKSSLFLAPSALKLSTPSSLSSSQEILKDVAEMKEDLMRMTAILQTDVPEEKPFQPELPKEGRIDDEEPFRIVEKVKEDLVKVSEILKKDVCVDNKGSPKSPKSDKGHSPEDDWIEFSSEEIREARQQAAMSHSPSLPERVQVKAKAASEKDYNLTKVIDYLTNDIGSSSLTNLKYKFEDAKKDGEERQKRILKPAIALQEHKLKMPPASMRPSTSEKELCKMADSFFGTDTILESPDDFSQHDQDKSPLSDSGFETRSEKTPSAPQSAESTGPKPLFHEVPIPPVITETRTEVVHVIRSYEPSAGDAPQAQPEEPVSPKPSPTFMELEPKPSTSSIKEKVKAFQMKASSEEDDHSRVLSKGMRVKEETHITTTTRMVYHSPPGSEGASERIEETMSVHDIMKAFQSGRDPSKELAGLFEHKSAVSPDVHKSAAETSAQHAEKDTQMKPKLERIIEVHIEKGNQAEPTEVIIRETKKHPEKEMYVYQKDLSRGDINLKDFLPEKHDAFPCSEEQGQQEEEELTAEESLPSYLESSRVNTPVSQEEDSRPSSAQLISDDSYKTLKLLSQHSIEYHDDELSELRGESYRFAEKMLLSEKLDVSHSDTEESVTDHAGPPSSELQGSDKRSREKVATAPKKEILSKIYKDVSENGVGKVSKDEHFDKVTVLHYSGDVSSPKHAMWMRFTEDRLDRGREKLIYEDRVDRTVKEAEEKLTEVSQFFRDKTEKLNDELQSPEKKARPKNGKEYSSQSSTSSSPEKVLLTELLASNDEWVKARQRGHDGQGLPTAEEKKASSLPSSPEKRVLSQHTEDSKSAAEAKGSISQSKAPDGPQSGFQLKQSKLSSIRLKFEQGTHAKSKDMSQEDKRSDGPSRIPVKKIQESKLPVYQVFAREKQQKAIDLSDESVSVQKDFTVLKAKDERAQSNEIVVNDTGSDDVKKQRTEMSSKAMPDSFSEQQAKDLACHVTSDLATKGPWDKKVFRTWESSGATNNKSQKEKLSHVLVHDVRENHIGHPESKSVDQKNEFMSVTEREHKLLTNGSLSEIKEMTVKSPSKKVLYREYVVKEGEHPGGSLDQLSRRSESSAVSHMPVRVADERRMLPSNIPDGFCEQSAFPKHELSQKLPQASMSKETVETQHFNSVEDEKLTYSEISKVSKHQSYVGLCPPLDETETSPTKSPDSLEFSPGKESPSSDVFDHSPIDGLEKLAPLAQTEGGKEIKTLPVYVSFVQVGKQYEREIQQGSVKKIISQECKTVQETRGTFYTTRQQKQPPSPQGSPEDDTLEQVSFLDSSGKSPLTPETPSSEEVSYEFTSKTPDSLIAYIPGKPSPIPEVSEESEEEEQAKSTSLKQTTVEETTIERAVPKDVSKDSNQRPKNNRVAYIEFPPPPPLDADQIESEKKHHYLPEKEIDMIEVNLQDEHDKYQLAEPVIRVQPPSPVPPGADVSDSSDDESVYQPVPVKKYTFKLKEVDDEQKEMTKSKASAEKASNQKELESNGSGKDNEFGLGLDSPQNETAQNGNNDQSITECSIATTAEFSHDTDATEIDSLDGYDLQDEDDGLTESDSKLPSQTIEIKKDVWNTEGILKPADRSFSQSKLEVIEEEGKVGPDEDKPPSRSSSSEKTPDKTDQKSGAQFFTLEGRHPDRSVFPDTYFSYKVDEEFATPFKTVATKGLDFDPWSNNRGDDDVFDGKSREDETKPFGLAVDDRSPATTPDTTPARTPTDESTPTSEPNPFPFHEGKMFEMTRSGAIDMSKRDFVEERLQFFQIGEHTSEGKSGDQGEGDKSMVTATPQPQSGDTTVETNLERNVEAPTVEPNPSIPTSGECQEGTSSSGSLEKAAAATNTSKVDPKLRTPIKMGISASTMTMKKEGPGEMTDKIEAVMTSCQGLENETMTMISNTANSQTGIRPQEKHDFQKDNFNNNNNLDSSTIQTDNITSNVVLTEHSAPTCTTEKANPVKGSSGKKTGVLQGHCIRDKQKGLGEQQKTKESIGIRQKSKLPIKATSPKDTFPPNHTPNIKASKTKQVSQCEKTKTLTSSCADVKSRIPVKNTHKDNTVSVRKACATQKQGQPEKGKAKQLPSKLPVKVRSTCVTTTTATTTTTTSTSTVKVRKSQLKEVCKHSIEYFKGISGETLKLVDRLSEEDKKMQSELSDEEESTSRNTSLSETSRGGQPSVTTKSARDKKTEAAPLKSKSEKAGSEKRSSRRTGPQSPCERTDIRMAIVADHLGLSWTELARELNFSVDEINQIRVENPNSLISQSFMLLKKWVTRDGKNATTDALTSVLTKINRIDIVTLLEGPIFDYGNISGTRSFADENNVFHDPVDGWQNEIPSGNLESPAQARRITGGLLDRLDDSPDQCRDSITSYLKGEPGKFEANGSHAEVTPEAKTKSYFPESQNDIGKQSAKETLKPKIHGSGRVEEPPSPLAAYHKSLEETSKFVIEEPKPCVPVSMKKMSRTSADGKPRLNLHEEEGSSGSEQKQGEGYKVKTKKEIRHVEKKSHS